GTGCTGGCGATCCGCCGGTACGGGTGGGGCGGCTGGTTCGCGAAGGCGGTCGCGCTGCTGGCCGCCGGTGTCGTGGTGACGCAGGTCTGGCTCGGGTCAGTGGTGGCGTACGAGACGCTGAGCGGCGCCGAGGTGATCGCGCCGGGCATCCTGCAACGGGTCACGACGGTGCTGACCTGCCTGCTGCTCGGGACATTGTTACCAGCCTTGCGGCAAGCTTGTACTCGATGAGCGTGACCTGGATCGTGCTACCCGGCCTGGCCGAGACTCCGGAGGAGTTCGCCCAGATCGCCGCCCTGCTTCCGGACCAGGACGTCCGGATCATCGACCCCTGGCGTACGCCGGTCACGTCCGACGTCGACGCGCTACGCGCCGCGGCCGAGGTGGAGCCGGACACGGAGATCGGGTTGATCGGTCACTCCATCGGCGGCCTGGCCGGTCTGCGCTGGGCGCTGACCCGGCCGCTGGAGGTGACCCGGCTGGTGCTGGTCGACAGCAGTCTGACCTCGGAAACCGGGTGGCGGTTGTGCTACCCGGGAGCGCCTGGTGACCGGGTGATCCGTTCACTGGCACGGTTCCTCGGGCGGCTCGGCGGGCCGCGGCTGATCGGTGCGTCGTTCCGCTGGCTGAGTGTCCGGTTCGGCAGCCGGACCCGGAACGAACCGTTGTCGAAGGCAACGATCAGGGCAAGGTACGGCGCGGCGGACTCGTGGTTGCTGTTCTGGGACGAGCTCGCGGCTACCTGGGAGCTGGCCGCCGAAACCGCGAAGCTCGTGGCCGGGCCGATCGCGGAGGTCGCGCCGACCGAGGTCCTGGTCGCGACCGGCGGCGGATCGCGGCGGGCGGCAAGACGCTGGCTCACCGGCCAACAGCAACTGGCGGATGCCATCGGCGGCCGGATCGAGATCCTCCCCGACTCGGCGCACCTGGTCCACCTGGACCGCCCCGACGCCATCGCCGCCGCCGTCCACCGCCAGTAGACGGGCGGATATCCACTCTTGTTGTGGGGCGGGGTCCAGTGGTCTAAGCAACGAGTAGTTCGGCCAGTGCTTGGGCTGGGGTTTTGAGGTTGAGTGTAGGGCGGGGTCGTTGGTTGAGGGTGGTGGCGATCTGGTCGAGGCTGGCGGCGGTGTGGGTGGACAGGTCTGTGCCTTTGGTGAGCCAGAACCGCAGGAGCCGGTTGGTGTTCTCGTTGGTGCCGCGTTGCCAGGGGGAGTGGGGGTCGCAGAAGTAGACAGGCATGTTCAGATCGAGCTGGATGCGCCGGTAGGCGGCTAGTTCGCGTCCGCGGTCCCAGGTCAGGGAGCGGCGCAGGTGGTCGGGCAGGGTGCGCATCTGGGTGATCATGGTCTCGGCCACGGTGTCGGCGTCGTGCTGGCCGGGCAGGTGCAGCAAGATGGTGAACCGGGTGGTGCGCTCGACGAGTGTGCCGACCGCGGAGCGGTTGCCGGTGCCGATGATCAGGTCGCCTTCCCAATGTCCGGGCACGGCACGGTCGGTGGCCTCGGCGGGGCGTTGACTGATCGTGAACGCTTCCCGGTACGGGTTTCGGGCCTGGCGATGGTCGCCGCCGCGGGGTTTGCGGGCCGTGCGGCGCAGGCTCAACTGCCGGTGCAGGTCTTGTCGCAGCTGGCCGCGGGTCTGCACATACAGCGCTTGGTAGATGGTTTCGTGCGACACACGAGCCATCCTCTCCTGCGCGCTGTCGCCGGGGTGATCACGGCGCAGTACTGCCGCGATCAGGCCCGGGGACCAGCCGGTGTCCATCCAGCCGGTGATCCGGGCGCACAGCCCCGGATCGGCGGCCAGCTTGAACTCCTTGGGCCGGCGCCGCCGCTCATGAGCGGCACGGTGAGCCACCGGCGCCCAATAGGACCCGTCCCGGCCGCGATTGCGGGCCACCTCACGCCAGATCACCGACTTGTCCCGCCCGATCGCCTCACCGATCCCGGCATACGACAACCCCTGCCGTAACAGCACAGCGATCACCGCCCGGTCCTCACTGGTCAACGGCCGCCGAGCTCGCGTCCCCGCGACCCCACCCGCGACCCCACCCGGGACTGCTGCTGGCACGCTGCCCGGCAACCCACCAGCTCTGTTCTGCCGCAACGATGGCTCCACAAGCCCCGATGTTCGCCACCACAACGAACCCGTATCCCACGACACGCCGACCGCCGACGCCGCTGACTGCACCGACCACCCACCACCCACCAGCGCGAAAAACTCATCCCGCACTCCGTACGGATACCTCATCGGCATACACAACACCTTCCATCAGGCGTTGCTTCGACCACT
The genomic region above belongs to Kribbella solani and contains:
- a CDS encoding alpha/beta fold hydrolase — protein: MSVTWIVLPGLAETPEEFAQIAALLPDQDVRIIDPWRTPVTSDVDALRAAAEVEPDTEIGLIGHSIGGLAGLRWALTRPLEVTRLVLVDSSLTSETGWRLCYPGAPGDRVIRSLARFLGRLGGPRLIGASFRWLSVRFGSRTRNEPLSKATIRARYGAADSWLLFWDELAATWELAAETAKLVAGPIAEVAPTEVLVATGGGSRRAARRWLTGQQQLADAIGGRIEILPDSAHLVHLDRPDAIAAAVHRQ
- a CDS encoding IS30 family transposase; the encoded protein is MPMRYPYGVRDEFFALVGGGWSVQSAASAVGVSWDTGSLWWRTSGLVEPSLRQNRAGGLPGSVPAAVPGGVAGGVAGTRARRPLTSEDRAVIAVLLRQGLSYAGIGEAIGRDKSVIWREVARNRGRDGSYWAPVAHRAAHERRRRPKEFKLAADPGLCARITGWMDTGWSPGLIAAVLRRDHPGDSAQERMARVSHETIYQALYVQTRGQLRQDLHRQLSLRRTARKPRGGDHRQARNPYREAFTISQRPAEATDRAVPGHWEGDLIIGTGNRSAVGTLVERTTRFTILLHLPGQHDADTVAETMITQMRTLPDHLRRSLTWDRGRELAAYRRIQLDLNMPVYFCDPHSPWQRGTNENTNRLLRFWLTKGTDLSTHTAASLDQIATTLNQRPRPTLNLKTPAQALAELLVA